The following proteins come from a genomic window of Pseudomonas putida:
- a CDS encoding EEP domain-containing protein has protein sequence MSLEAGSNGFASVSQAPAVKRLRVLTVNTHKGFTAFNRRFILPELREAVRSTQADIVFLQEVLGSHDRHAARYPGWPQTSQYEFLADSMWSDFAYGRNAVYPDGHHGNALLSKYPIIEHRNLDVSITGPERRGLLHCVLEVPGQGQVHAVCVHLSLLENHRQKQLQLLRKLLDSLPANAPVIIAGDFNDWKSHGNRTLGLQRDLHEAFERHHGHLARTYPARLPLLRLDRIYLRNAESHGPRILGHKPWSHLSDHLPLAVEVRL, from the coding sequence GTGAGCCTCGAAGCCGGCAGTAATGGTTTCGCCAGTGTCAGCCAGGCCCCAGCCGTGAAACGCCTGCGGGTACTGACGGTGAACACCCACAAGGGCTTCACCGCCTTCAACCGGCGCTTTATCTTGCCAGAGCTGCGCGAGGCTGTGCGCAGCACACAGGCCGACATTGTCTTCCTTCAGGAAGTGCTGGGTAGCCACGACCGCCACGCTGCGCGCTACCCCGGCTGGCCACAGACCTCGCAGTACGAATTCCTCGCCGACAGCATGTGGAGCGACTTCGCCTATGGCCGCAACGCGGTCTATCCCGACGGCCACCACGGCAATGCGCTGCTGTCCAAGTACCCGATCATCGAGCACCGCAACCTGGACGTGTCGATCACCGGCCCCGAACGCCGCGGCCTGTTGCACTGTGTGCTGGAGGTGCCTGGGCAAGGCCAGGTGCATGCGGTCTGCGTGCACCTGTCGCTGCTGGAAAACCACCGGCAAAAGCAGCTGCAGTTGCTGCGTAAGTTGCTGGACTCTCTGCCGGCCAACGCGCCGGTGATCATCGCCGGCGACTTCAACGACTGGAAAAGTCACGGCAACCGCACCCTTGGCCTGCAACGCGACTTGCACGAAGCCTTCGAGCGCCACCACGGCCATCTCGCCCGCACCTACCCTGCCCGCCTGCCACTGTTGCGCCTGGACCGCATCTACCTGCGTAACGCCGAAAGCCATGGGCCGAGGATTCTGGGGCACAAACCTTGGTCGCACTTGTCAGACCACCTGCCACTGGCCGTTGAAGTGCGGCTTTAG
- the glgX gene encoding glycogen debranching protein GlgX, producing MSPRTPKKTRSVAPSRIREGLPFPLGATWDGLGVNFALFSANATKVELCLFDSTGEQEIERIELPEYTDEIYHGYLPDAHPGLVYGYRVYGPYEPENGHRFNPNKLLIDPYAKQLVGSLKWSEALFGYTIGHPDGDLSFDERDSAPFVPKCKVIDPAFTWGRDQRVQIPWERTIIYEAHARGISMRHPGVPEELRGTFAGLANDELLKHIKDLGVSSIELLPIHAFVNDQHLLDKGLNNYWGYNSIAFFAPHPRYLASGKIAEFKEMVAHLHDAGLEVILDVVYNHTAEGNERGPTLSMRGIDNASYYRLMPDDKRYYINDSGTGNTLDLSHPCVLQLVTDSLRYWAGEMHVDGFRFDLATILGRYHDGYSERHGFLVACRQDPMLSQVKLIAEPWDCGPGGYQVGNFAPGWAEWNDRFRDTARAFWKGDEGQLADFAARLTASGDMFNNRGRRPYSSVNFITAHDGFTLRDLVSYNHKHNEDNDENNQDGTDNNLSWNCGVEGPTDDPAINALRMRQMRNYFATLLLAQGTPMIVAGDEFSRTQHGNNNAYCQDSEIGWVNWDLDQEGEELLAFVKRLTRLRLAYPVLRRSRFLVGDYNEAIGVKDVTWLAPDGSEMSVEQWENPHGRCLGMLIDGRAQVSGIARPGAEATVLLIVNAHHDIVPFKLPAVPEGDYWSCLIDTDRPELRKGQHLQFDSTFEVKGRSMLLMVLQYDEE from the coding sequence ATGAGCCCCCGCACCCCGAAGAAAACCCGCTCGGTCGCACCATCACGCATCCGCGAAGGCCTACCCTTCCCCCTCGGCGCCACCTGGGATGGCCTAGGGGTCAACTTCGCCCTGTTCTCGGCCAACGCCACCAAGGTCGAGCTGTGCCTGTTCGACTCCACTGGCGAGCAGGAAATCGAGCGCATAGAGCTGCCCGAATACACCGATGAGATCTACCACGGCTACCTCCCCGACGCTCACCCCGGCCTGGTCTATGGCTACCGGGTGTACGGCCCCTACGAGCCGGAAAACGGCCACCGCTTCAACCCCAACAAACTGCTGATCGACCCGTATGCCAAGCAACTGGTCGGCAGCCTGAAATGGTCCGAGGCCCTGTTCGGCTACACCATCGGCCATCCCGACGGTGACCTGTCATTCGACGAGCGCGACAGCGCGCCTTTCGTACCCAAATGCAAGGTCATCGACCCTGCGTTCACCTGGGGCCGCGACCAGCGTGTGCAGATCCCGTGGGAGCGCACGATCATCTATGAAGCGCATGCCCGCGGCATCAGCATGCGCCACCCGGGTGTGCCTGAAGAACTGCGTGGCACCTTCGCCGGCCTGGCCAACGACGAGCTGCTCAAGCACATCAAGGACCTTGGCGTGTCGAGCATCGAGCTGCTGCCGATCCACGCCTTTGTCAACGACCAGCACCTGCTGGACAAGGGCCTGAACAACTACTGGGGCTACAACAGCATCGCCTTTTTCGCCCCGCACCCGCGCTACCTCGCCAGCGGCAAGATCGCCGAGTTCAAGGAGATGGTCGCGCACCTGCACGACGCCGGGCTGGAGGTGATCCTGGACGTGGTCTACAACCACACCGCAGAAGGCAACGAGCGCGGCCCGACCCTGTCGATGCGCGGTATCGACAATGCCTCGTACTACCGCCTGATGCCGGACGACAAGCGCTACTACATCAACGACTCGGGCACCGGCAACACCCTGGACCTGAGCCACCCCTGCGTGCTGCAGTTGGTCACCGATTCGCTTCGCTACTGGGCCGGCGAAATGCACGTGGATGGTTTTCGCTTCGACCTGGCGACCATCCTTGGCCGTTACCACGATGGCTACAGCGAGCGTCATGGCTTCCTCGTCGCCTGCCGTCAGGACCCGATGCTGAGCCAGGTCAAGCTGATTGCCGAACCGTGGGACTGCGGCCCCGGCGGCTACCAGGTGGGCAACTTCGCCCCGGGCTGGGCGGAATGGAACGACCGCTTCCGCGATACCGCACGCGCCTTCTGGAAAGGCGACGAAGGCCAGTTGGCCGATTTCGCCGCGCGCTTGACCGCCTCGGGCGACATGTTCAACAACCGCGGGCGCCGGCCCTATTCCTCGGTCAACTTCATCACCGCCCACGATGGTTTCACCCTGCGCGACCTGGTGTCCTACAACCACAAGCACAACGAAGACAACGACGAAAACAACCAGGACGGCACCGACAACAACCTGTCGTGGAACTGCGGCGTCGAAGGGCCGACCGACGACCCGGCGATCAATGCCCTGCGCATGCGCCAGATGCGCAACTACTTCGCCACCCTGCTGCTGGCCCAGGGCACGCCAATGATCGTTGCCGGCGACGAGTTCAGCCGCACCCAGCACGGCAACAACAACGCCTACTGCCAGGACAGCGAGATCGGTTGGGTGAACTGGGACCTGGACCAGGAAGGCGAAGAGCTGCTGGCCTTCGTCAAGCGTCTGACGCGTCTGCGCCTGGCCTACCCGGTGCTGCGCCGCTCACGCTTTCTGGTGGGGGACTACAATGAGGCAATTGGGGTCAAGGACGTGACCTGGCTGGCACCCGATGGCAGCGAGATGAGCGTTGAACAATGGGAAAACCCGCACGGGCGCTGCCTGGGCATGCTGATAGATGGCCGAGCGCAGGTCAGTGGTATCGCCCGGCCAGGTGCCGAGGCCACCGTGCTGCTGATCGTCAATGCCCACCATGACATCGTGCCATTCAAGCTGCCGGCCGTGCCTGAAGGCGATTACTGGAGCTGCCTGATCGATACCGACCGGCCGGAGTTGCGCAAGGGGCAGCATTTGCAGTTTGACAGTACATTCGAGGTCAAGGGGCGGTCGATGCTACTAATGGTATTGCAGTACGACGAGGAGTGA
- a CDS encoding DUF2934 domain-containing protein, producing the protein MMSVDEKRIREFAYQIWESEGKPVGEEERHWEMARKLAEAEALAPKAAPRKKAAAKPKAPAEPKAAALPGVKPAAAKKPRAAKKPTAG; encoded by the coding sequence ATGATGAGTGTCGATGAAAAGCGTATTCGCGAATTTGCCTACCAGATCTGGGAATCCGAAGGTAAGCCTGTAGGAGAGGAAGAACGCCACTGGGAAATGGCCCGCAAGCTGGCCGAGGCCGAAGCGCTGGCGCCCAAGGCAGCCCCGCGCAAGAAAGCAGCGGCCAAGCCGAAGGCGCCTGCAGAACCCAAGGCGGCGGCCCTGCCGGGGGTCAAACCTGCTGCGGCGAAAAAGCCCCGGGCGGCGAAAAAGCCTACTGCCGGTTGA
- a CDS encoding malto-oligosyltrehalose synthase: MKPLTATLRLQFHSDFTLDHAVPLVPYFAQLGISHLYASPILKARAGSRHGYDVVDPTCVNPELGGEAALERLVAALRQHGMGLILDTVSNHMAVGGADNPWWQSLLAWGRRSPYAEFFDIQWHSSDPLLAGQLLLPFLGSDYGVALKNGEIPLQFDKQQGLLQVAHYAHRFPICPVDYGWILALSPEPVLKVLAERFTALGDSATPLADSLPLQAELARLVRDGADLESALVAFDSRSEAGFKRLHLLLERQTYRLASWRTAADDINWRRFFDINELGGLRVERAVVFEATHAKLFELIERGLVDGLRIDHIDGLADPRGYCRKLRRRVDSLLARRPLNAGLEHFPLYVEKILGADEHLHRDWLTDGTTGYEFMNQVSLLQHDPAGEAPLSELWSNVSERPAFTEEVRQARHLVLNASLAGDCESVAQALLQVARNDLMTRDLTLGAIRRALQALVAHYPVYRTYFNACGRPAQDETFFQQALTNARQDLAEADWPLLDQLERWLGGQAWRHLPPGRARKQLRHACVRFQQLTAPSAAKAVEDTAFYRSARLLSRNDVGFEAERFSAPPMHFHNEAQRRLRDFPDNLLTTATHDHKRGEDTRARLAVLSERGTWLASRVEHWRELAAPLRAQLDDGLAPSPGDELMLLQTLLGSWPLDLDLNDDNALRQYAERVRQWQQKALREAKLRSSWSAPNEAYEGACAHYLDGLLLDSENQQLRKSLADAAQLLACPGALNGLVQALLRMTTPGVPDLYQGNEYWDFSLVDPDNRRAVDYASRRRTLDDATPVAELLAHWRDGRVKQALIARVLDCRQAHAELFRRGAYLPLTVQGRHADKVIAFARLGEGEHAIVVAPRLASSLLGGATTPLIPAKNWDDTRLVLPFALSPANSTGLFSCAAVSSSKELLLSAVLAEFPVNVLIQQS, from the coding sequence ATGAAGCCACTGACCGCGACCCTGCGCCTGCAATTTCACAGCGACTTCACCCTCGATCACGCCGTGCCGCTGGTGCCGTATTTCGCCCAATTGGGCATCAGCCACCTGTATGCCTCGCCCATACTCAAGGCCCGCGCAGGCTCGCGCCATGGCTACGACGTGGTCGATCCTACCTGCGTCAACCCGGAACTGGGTGGCGAGGCCGCGCTGGAGCGCCTGGTCGCCGCCCTGCGCCAGCATGGCATGGGGCTGATCCTCGACACGGTGTCCAACCACATGGCCGTGGGCGGTGCCGACAACCCGTGGTGGCAAAGCCTGCTGGCCTGGGGGCGGCGCAGCCCGTATGCAGAGTTCTTCGACATTCAGTGGCACTCCAGCGACCCACTGCTGGCCGGGCAACTGCTGTTGCCGTTCCTCGGCAGCGACTACGGCGTGGCGCTCAAAAATGGCGAGATACCGCTGCAGTTCGACAAACAGCAGGGACTGCTGCAAGTGGCCCATTACGCGCATCGTTTCCCGATCTGCCCGGTCGATTACGGTTGGATTCTCGCGCTCAGCCCGGAGCCTGTGCTGAAGGTTCTGGCCGAACGCTTCACGGCATTGGGCGACTCGGCCACCCCGCTGGCCGATAGCCTGCCGCTACAAGCCGAACTGGCACGTCTGGTGCGCGATGGCGCCGACCTCGAATCGGCCCTTGTGGCCTTCGACAGCCGCAGCGAGGCCGGCTTCAAGCGCCTGCACCTGTTGCTGGAGCGCCAGACCTACCGCCTGGCCAGCTGGCGCACCGCCGCCGACGACATCAACTGGCGGCGCTTCTTCGACATCAACGAGCTGGGCGGCCTGCGGGTGGAGCGCGCCGTGGTGTTCGAAGCCACCCATGCCAAGCTGTTCGAGCTCATCGAACGCGGCCTGGTGGACGGCCTGCGCATCGACCATATCGACGGCCTTGCCGACCCGCGTGGCTACTGCCGCAAACTGCGCCGGCGGGTTGATAGCCTGCTGGCGCGGCGGCCGCTGAATGCAGGGCTGGAGCACTTCCCCCTGTACGTGGAAAAGATCCTGGGTGCCGACGAGCACCTGCACCGCGACTGGCTTACCGACGGCACCACCGGCTACGAGTTCATGAACCAGGTGTCGCTGCTGCAGCATGATCCGGCCGGCGAAGCGCCGCTGAGCGAACTGTGGAGCAACGTCAGCGAGCGCCCGGCGTTCACCGAAGAAGTGCGCCAGGCCCGTCACCTGGTGCTCAACGCCAGCCTGGCCGGTGACTGCGAATCGGTGGCCCAGGCACTGTTGCAGGTGGCGCGCAACGACCTGATGACCCGTGACCTGACCCTGGGCGCGATTCGTCGGGCCTTGCAGGCATTGGTGGCGCATTACCCGGTTTACCGCACCTACTTCAATGCCTGCGGGCGCCCGGCGCAGGACGAAACATTCTTCCAGCAGGCCCTGACCAACGCCCGGCAAGACCTTGCCGAAGCTGACTGGCCGCTACTGGACCAACTTGAACGGTGGCTGGGTGGGCAAGCCTGGCGGCATCTGCCACCGGGGCGCGCCCGCAAGCAACTGCGCCACGCCTGCGTGCGCTTCCAGCAACTGACTGCGCCCAGCGCCGCCAAAGCCGTGGAAGACACCGCCTTCTACCGCAGCGCCCGGCTGCTGTCGCGTAACGACGTGGGTTTCGAGGCCGAGCGCTTCAGCGCACCCCCCATGCATTTCCACAACGAGGCCCAGCGGCGCCTGCGCGATTTCCCCGACAACCTGCTGACCACCGCCACCCACGACCACAAGCGCGGCGAAGACACGCGTGCACGCCTGGCCGTACTCAGCGAGCGCGGCACGTGGCTGGCCAGCCGGGTGGAGCACTGGCGTGAGCTGGCCGCCCCCCTGCGCGCGCAGCTGGACGACGGGCTGGCACCCAGCCCCGGCGACGAGTTGATGCTGCTACAAACCCTGCTCGGCAGTTGGCCCTTGGACCTCGACTTGAACGACGACAATGCCCTGCGTCAATACGCCGAGCGTGTTCGCCAGTGGCAGCAGAAGGCCCTGCGCGAGGCCAAGCTACGCAGTAGCTGGAGCGCGCCGAACGAGGCCTACGAAGGCGCCTGCGCTCATTACCTCGACGGCCTGCTGCTGGACAGCGAGAACCAGCAACTGCGCAAGTCGCTGGCCGACGCGGCGCAGCTGCTGGCCTGCCCCGGCGCTCTCAATGGCTTGGTCCAGGCCCTGTTGCGCATGACCACACCCGGTGTGCCCGACCTGTACCAGGGTAACGAATACTGGGACTTCAGCCTGGTCGACCCGGACAACCGCCGCGCCGTGGACTACGCTTCGAGGCGTCGCACGCTGGACGACGCCACGCCGGTCGCCGAGCTGTTGGCCCACTGGCGCGACGGCCGCGTCAAACAGGCCTTGATCGCGCGGGTGCTGGACTGCCGCCAGGCCCACGCCGAGCTGTTCCGCCGTGGTGCCTACCTGCCACTGACCGTACAGGGCCGGCACGCTGACAAGGTCATAGCCTTTGCTCGCCTGGGGGAAGGCGAGCACGCCATCGTCGTCGCTCCGCGCCTGGCCAGCAGCCTGCTCGGAGGTGCCACTACACCGTTGATCCCGGCAAAGAACTGGGACGACACCCGGCTGGTACTGCCGTTTGCCTTGTCACCTGCCAACTCGACGGGACTTTTCTCCTGTGCGGCGGTCAGCTCTTCAAAGGAGTTGCTGTTGAGCGCCGTGCTGGCGGAGTTTCCGGTCAACGTGTTGATACAACAATCTTGA
- the malQ gene encoding 4-alpha-glucanotransferase, producing MSETALHRLATSVGLSRDWIDANARPQRVSDEVLRNILEGLGHPAGDDAAVADSLRAVETAEDSEHLPPLLTADLGQPLALSRYFSAASVAHCTLEDHTSVTLSLDDQARLPGELPIGYHQVEIDSRRFTVAVAPTRCHSLEDKVQQPPPRCWGLAVQLYSLRRPGDGGFGDCLALEQLARSAAERGADALAISPIHALSAIDQEHYSPYSPSSRLLLNTLYTSPAALLGEREVRMAIEACGLEQQLEELEQRPLVDWPRAASARLRLLEALYQGFSQGDHPLRPDFDSFREAGGQTLEHHCRFEVLQAQAVEHGLGADWRKWPKAWHDPYHPEVEALANAYPAKVEFHAFCQWLTERGLQRAQEAARSNGMAVGLIADLAVGADGAGSQAWSRQDELLAGLSVGAPPDILNHIGQDWGICAFSPEGLKRNGYRAFIEMLRANLAHAGGLRIDHVMGLRRLWLIPQGAKPSEGAYLDYPLDDLLRLLALESVRHQAIILGEDLGTVPDSLREKLAEKAVLGMRVLPFEQTQPGQFKPILDWPDNALATTGTHDLAPLAGWLANRDIDWRHRLQLIDAATELHWRHERQKERDGLRRILEANYGELKDNDALIDAAIRFVGHTRAPLVLVPLEDLLGCDEQPNLPGTTNGHPNWRRRFARPVRELLDDEDAARRLELLAQAREQAWERDR from the coding sequence ATGAGCGAAACCGCCCTGCACCGTCTGGCAACCAGCGTCGGGCTGAGCCGCGACTGGATTGACGCCAATGCCAGGCCCCAGCGTGTCAGCGACGAAGTGCTGCGCAACATCCTCGAAGGCCTTGGTCACCCGGCCGGCGACGACGCGGCCGTTGCCGACAGCCTGCGTGCGGTGGAAACCGCCGAAGACAGCGAACACCTGCCGCCCTTGCTGACCGCCGACCTAGGCCAGCCGCTAGCGCTGTCGCGCTACTTCAGTGCCGCCAGCGTGGCCCACTGTACCCTGGAAGATCACACCTCGGTCACCCTCAGCCTCGATGACCAGGCGCGCCTGCCCGGCGAGCTGCCCATCGGCTATCACCAGGTGGAAATCGACAGCCGCCGCTTCACCGTAGCGGTGGCGCCAACACGCTGCCACAGCCTGGAAGACAAGGTGCAACAGCCGCCACCACGCTGCTGGGGCCTGGCAGTGCAGCTGTACAGCCTGCGCCGCCCCGGCGACGGTGGCTTCGGCGACTGCCTGGCGCTGGAGCAGTTGGCCCGTTCGGCCGCCGAGCGCGGCGCCGATGCCTTGGCTATCAGCCCGATTCACGCCCTGTCGGCCATCGACCAGGAACACTACAGCCCCTACTCACCTTCCAGTCGCCTGCTGCTCAACACCCTGTACACCAGCCCTGCGGCCCTGCTGGGTGAACGGGAGGTGCGCATGGCCATCGAAGCGTGCGGGCTGGAGCAACAACTCGAAGAGCTGGAGCAACGCCCTCTGGTCGACTGGCCACGCGCCGCCAGCGCCAGGCTGCGTTTGCTTGAAGCGCTTTACCAAGGTTTCAGCCAAGGCGACCACCCGCTACGCCCGGATTTTGACAGCTTCCGCGAAGCCGGCGGCCAGACGCTGGAGCACCACTGCCGCTTCGAGGTGCTGCAGGCCCAGGCGGTGGAGCACGGCCTCGGTGCCGACTGGCGCAAGTGGCCCAAAGCCTGGCACGACCCCTACCACCCGGAAGTGGAGGCTTTGGCCAACGCCTACCCGGCCAAGGTCGAGTTCCACGCCTTCTGCCAGTGGCTGACCGAGCGTGGCCTGCAACGTGCCCAGGAAGCGGCCCGCAGCAATGGCATGGCCGTAGGCCTGATCGCCGACCTGGCGGTGGGCGCTGACGGTGCCGGCAGCCAGGCCTGGAGCCGCCAGGACGAACTGCTGGCCGGCCTGAGCGTGGGTGCGCCGCCCGACATCCTCAACCACATCGGCCAGGATTGGGGCATTTGCGCCTTCTCGCCCGAGGGCCTCAAGCGAAATGGCTATCGCGCCTTCATCGAAATGCTGCGGGCCAACCTCGCCCACGCTGGCGGCCTGCGCATCGACCATGTGATGGGCCTGCGCCGGCTATGGCTGATCCCGCAAGGGGCCAAACCCAGCGAAGGCGCCTACCTCGACTACCCGCTAGACGACCTGCTGCGCCTGCTGGCGCTGGAGTCGGTGCGTCACCAGGCGATCATCCTTGGCGAAGACCTGGGCACCGTGCCCGACAGCCTGCGCGAAAAGCTGGCCGAAAAGGCCGTGCTGGGCATGCGCGTGCTGCCGTTCGAGCAAACCCAGCCGGGCCAGTTCAAGCCGATTCTCGACTGGCCGGACAATGCCCTGGCCACAACCGGCACCCACGATCTGGCGCCACTGGCCGGCTGGCTGGCAAACCGCGACATCGACTGGAGACACCGCTTGCAACTGATCGACGCCGCTACCGAGTTGCACTGGCGACACGAGCGTCAGAAAGAACGCGACGGCCTGCGCCGCATCCTGGAAGCCAACTACGGCGAACTGAAGGACAATGACGCGCTGATCGATGCGGCCATCCGCTTCGTTGGCCATACCCGTGCGCCGCTGGTGCTGGTGCCGTTGGAAGACCTGCTGGGCTGCGACGAGCAACCCAATTTGCCGGGCACCACCAACGGCCATCCCAACTGGCGGCGGCGGTTTGCCCGTCCGGTTCGCGAACTGCTCGACGACGAGGACGCCGCACGGCGCCTGGAGCTGCTGGCCCAGGCCCGCGAACAGGCGTGGGAGCGTGACCGATGA
- the treZ gene encoding malto-oligosyltrehalose trehalohydrolase has product MHRHGAHLLDATSARFALWAPDARSVSVELERQPAIELLPDDEGWYSGVAPCQAGDRYHYRIDGELQVADPASRYQPDGVHGPSQVVDVAGYAWQHPWQGRPWHEAVIQEVHVGLLGGYAGVARQLPRLAELGISAIELMPLGQFPGERNWGYDGVLPYAPQNTYGSPEQLCALVDQAHGHGLMVLVDVVYNHFGPDGNYLHQYASPFFREDRQTPWGAAIDFRRPQVREYFIQNALMWLCDYRCDGLRLDAVHAIDQPDFLIELAQRVRAAIEPGRHVWLVLENEHNQAGLLEQGYDAQWNDDGHNALHVLLTGETEGYYADYQHRPIDQLARCLGEGFVFQGQANRHGKPRGEPSGHLPPSAFVLFLQNHDQIGNRALGERLTRLCPAPALRAATGLLLLAPMIPLLFMGDEAGSCQPFLFFTDFHDALADAVREGRRGEFAHFTAFADPKQREHIPDPNAEQTFASSRPQNKAVIAGWHGLYQQLLDLRRRHVIPHLPGSRALGAEVHADKALTARWRLGNGNTLRIDLNLADTPQAVELPAPSTRLFDSSDTRHPDTHLAAYSCVVSLLPPAQERP; this is encoded by the coding sequence ATGCACAGACATGGCGCACACTTGCTGGACGCCACGTCGGCGCGCTTCGCCCTCTGGGCGCCGGATGCGCGCAGCGTGAGCGTGGAACTGGAGCGGCAGCCGGCCATCGAACTGCTGCCGGATGATGAGGGCTGGTACAGCGGCGTGGCGCCATGCCAGGCCGGTGACCGTTACCACTACCGTATCGACGGTGAGCTGCAGGTGGCCGACCCGGCCTCGCGCTACCAACCCGACGGCGTACACGGGCCGAGCCAGGTCGTGGATGTGGCCGGATACGCCTGGCAACACCCGTGGCAAGGCCGACCTTGGCATGAGGCCGTGATCCAGGAGGTGCATGTTGGCCTGCTCGGGGGTTACGCCGGGGTTGCCCGGCAATTGCCGCGCCTGGCCGAACTGGGCATCAGCGCGATCGAATTGATGCCGCTGGGGCAGTTCCCTGGCGAACGCAACTGGGGTTACGACGGCGTACTGCCATACGCCCCACAGAACACCTACGGCAGCCCCGAGCAACTGTGCGCACTGGTCGACCAGGCCCACGGCCACGGGCTGATGGTGCTGGTCGATGTGGTGTACAACCACTTCGGGCCCGACGGCAATTACCTGCACCAGTACGCCAGCCCGTTCTTCCGTGAAGACCGGCAGACCCCCTGGGGCGCGGCCATCGACTTTCGCCGCCCGCAGGTGCGCGAGTACTTTATCCAGAATGCCCTGATGTGGCTGTGCGACTACCGCTGCGACGGCCTGCGCCTGGATGCCGTGCATGCCATCGACCAGCCCGATTTTTTGATCGAGCTGGCCCAACGGGTGCGCGCCGCCATAGAACCAGGCCGGCACGTGTGGCTGGTGCTGGAGAACGAGCACAACCAGGCGGGCCTGCTGGAACAGGGTTACGACGCCCAGTGGAACGACGACGGCCACAATGCCCTGCACGTGCTGCTGACCGGTGAAACCGAAGGTTACTATGCCGACTACCAGCATCGCCCCATCGACCAGCTGGCACGGTGCCTTGGCGAAGGTTTCGTGTTCCAGGGCCAGGCCAACCGGCATGGCAAACCACGCGGCGAACCCAGCGGGCATTTGCCGCCCAGCGCCTTCGTGTTGTTCCTGCAGAACCACGACCAGATCGGCAACCGCGCCCTGGGTGAGCGCCTGACCCGCCTGTGCCCCGCGCCAGCCTTGCGGGCAGCCACCGGCCTGTTGCTGCTGGCACCCATGATCCCGCTGCTGTTCATGGGCGACGAAGCCGGCAGTTGCCAGCCGTTCCTGTTTTTTACCGACTTCCATGACGCGCTGGCCGACGCGGTACGCGAAGGCCGTCGTGGCGAATTCGCCCACTTCACCGCGTTCGCCGACCCCAAGCAGCGTGAGCACATTCCCGACCCCAACGCCGAACAGACGTTCGCCTCTTCACGTCCGCAGAACAAGGCGGTGATCGCCGGCTGGCATGGCCTTTACCAGCAACTGCTCGACCTGCGCCGCCGCCATGTCATCCCGCACTTGCCCGGCAGCCGTGCCCTCGGCGCCGAGGTGCACGCTGACAAAGCGCTGACCGCGCGCTGGCGGCTGGGCAATGGCAACACGCTGCGCATCGACCTGAACCTGGCCGACACCCCGCAGGCCGTCGAACTGCCCGCGCCATCCACACGGCTGTTCGACAGCAGCGACACCCGCCACCCGGATACCCACCTGGCTGCGTACAGCTGCGTGGTCAGCCTGCTTCCCCCTGCCCAGGAGCGCCCATGA